In one window of Helianthus annuus cultivar XRQ/B chromosome 17, HanXRQr2.0-SUNRISE, whole genome shotgun sequence DNA:
- the LOC110897708 gene encoding E3 ubiquitin-protein ligase ATL41 has product MSGSKDGNDDDNEAVTMYPNSTSVNSRILFIAIIVLSTVVVLVTMLHIYTRYILRRQARRRVALQGIGLIARIHSDEPPRRGLEPDVISSIPILMYKNIGHGQESQDNECAVCLSSFEDGQMIRALPNCKHHFHAECIDKWLGSQTSCPICRHEVELGPTLLPLPREPSTRLADGVSAPSAPPLEPTSFVGVAKEGTSDGMAQSSSKVTGTSSRLGSFRRMISMDRSSRRNNSCTQDGIEDLERQ; this is encoded by the coding sequence ATGTCTGGCTCGAAAGATGGAAATGATGATGATAACGAGGCGGTTACAATGTATCCCAACTCGACAAGTGTCAATAGTAGGATCTTATTCATTGCAATTATAGTTTTATCTACTGTTGTGGTGCTTGTAACCATGTTACACATATACACAAGGTACATACTTCGACGCCAAGCGCGTCGTAGAGTGGCTCTTCAGGGCATAGGGCTCATAGCTCGTATCCACTCTGACGAGCCACCCAGAAGGGGACTTGAGCCCGATGTTATATCGTCTATCCCTATACTCATGTATAAGAACATTGGTCATGGCCAAGAGTCACAAGACAATGAATGCGCGGTTTGTTTAAGCTCATTTGAGGATGGTCAGATGATCAGGGCTTTACCAAATTGTAAGCACCATTTTCATGCTGAGTGCATTGACAAATGGTTAGGCTCACAAACTAGTTGTCCTATTTGTCGCCATGAGGTGGAGCTGGGTCCCACCCTTCTGCCATTGCCTCGCGAGCCTAGTACTAGGCTCGCGGACGGGGTGAGTGCACCTTCTGCTCCACCTCTAGAACCGACAAGTTTTGTTGGAGTAGCTAAGGAAGGGACTTCAGACGGGATGGCGCAATCATCTTCCAAAGTTACTGGAACAAGCTCGAGATTGGGTTCTTTTCGAAGGATGATAAGTATGGACCGATCTTCAAGACGCAATAATTCGTGTACGCAAGATGGAATTGAAGATCTTGAAAGACAATAA